The genomic DNA GCCGCATGCGTTGCATGTCGAAAACCCCACTGATCATATCCTCTATCCAGAAGGGGTCCATCACAGAGCCGAGCCCGGATTCGAAATCGACTTCTGAGATCAATTCTCGCTCCTCACCCAGATCAGTGTAGGCCGTGTAACTCATCTGGAGTGTTCCTTCATCGGTCAGGATGACTGTATCTTTTACGTAGTACCCATTATCTCGGGTCCAGCCAGAGGCCATCACTCTCTGGATGCTGTCCAGTCGGTGCAGCGCTTTTCTACTCTGTCGATTGGATAGAATACGCTCTTTGGTCTCGAAGCGCTGTACTTCTTCACTCACTTCGTTGAGCGCCATATTCACGCTATAGCTGAACTGTGCTTCTTTGAGCTTGACGGTATTCTGAAAAAGATAGTATTGGATGGCTCCCACACCCACCAGAGCCAGGGCCATGAGACCCACTACAGAGTATATCCAGCTTCTTTTCATCTACCGATACAAAAGTAGCGTGGACTGAAGGGTGGGATTGTGTGCTTAACGTTTTTTAACAGCCTAGATTCCCAGGTGTTCTCTCACATTAGGTAGCGCGATCTTGAACCACTCCGTATAGCGCATTGGATCATCGGCCAGTTCTTGATCCAGATCGCCCATGGAGATATAGCGATAGTCCATTACCTCCTCTGCTTCAGGTATGATCTCTCCCTCATAGACACCGGTGAATACATGATCCAACTCGTGCTCAGTGAGACCTTGATCCAATTCGGCCTTGTAGATGAAATGGAAGCGATGTTCCAGCTCGCAATCAAAGCCCATCTCTTCCTGTAGTCTGCGGTGAGCTGCCTCCATGGCGGTCTCCCCATCACGTGGATGGCTACAGCAGGTATTGGTCCAGAGACCTCCAGAGTGGTATTTGCTCAAGGCCCTGCGATGAATGAGCATCCGACCTCGGCTATCGAAGATAAATACGGAAAACGCTCGATGTAAGAGTGCTTTTTCATGAGCCTCCATCTTCTCCATCAGTCCGATGGGCCTATCATCCGTATCTACCAGTACTACGTTTTCCATAGGGCGACAAAGGTATGACAAGCAAATACCTGATACGCTTTACGATCACAGGTCTTAATTTAAGCCCGTGGAACTCGAAGACAAGATATCTACCCTCCCCAATCGACCGGGCATCTATCAATTCAAGAATGCGGATGGCGATATCATCTATGTGGGCAAGGCCAAGAAGCTTCGCAATCGCGTGCGCTCCTATTTCAATAAGGACAAGGCCAAGAACGGAAAGACCCGTATGCTGGTGCGGCATATAGAGGATCTGGAGTACATGGAGGTGAGTTCGGAGCAGGATGCCTTCTTGCTGGAGAATAACCTGATCAAGCGCTACAAGCCCAAGTACAACATCCAACTGAAGGATGATAAGACATTCCCCTGGCTCTGCATCAAGAAGGAGCCCTTTCCACGAATTTTCTCAACGCGCAACAAGGTAGATGATGGATCGGAATACTTCGGCCCATATGCATCGGTCAAACTGATCAAGACGCTCCTCTCACTGGCCACTAAACTCTATCCTTTGCGCACATGCAATTACAATCTCACGCAGAAGAATATCGAGGCCGGAAAGTTCAAGG from Flavobacteriales bacterium includes the following:
- the idi gene encoding isopentenyl-diphosphate Delta-isomerase; the protein is MENVVLVDTDDRPIGLMEKMEAHEKALLHRAFSVFIFDSRGRMLIHRRALSKYHSGGLWTNTCCSHPRDGETAMEAAHRRLQEEMGFDCELEHRFHFIYKAELDQGLTEHELDHVFTGVYEGEIIPEAEEVMDYRYISMGDLDQELADDPMRYTEWFKIALPNVREHLGI